The nucleotide sequence AATTAAATTAATGAGTAATTCTGCACACGGAAAACGCGTGGGAATGGTGGGCTATGGTTTAGAAATTGTTGATTATATTAATTTTTAATTTTTTTGTTTGCAGAATAAAAAAATCATTTTATATTTGCACCACAATTAACAAAGAAAACAATGTTAGTTGTGACCAAGGAGAAATGGCAGAGTGGTCGAATGCGGCAGTCTTGAAAACTGTTGACTGTAACAGGTCCGGGGGTTCGAATCCCTCTTTCTCCGCTGAGAAAAATTATTTTAAGAGTACACAAAAACTTAAAAAACCTGCAGTTTAAAAAAATTGCAGGTTTTTCTTTTTATATAAAAACGGATCAAGCTCAAAAGTTTACCATTTTTCTAAATGATAAACTTTATAACCTGAGTTCGATTATAAAGTTGAGATTTATATTTTAATAAATGAGTAAGATACGAGCGTTTTTTATGAAGAAATAGCGGGCTATTTTGAGTAAAAAAGGCGAAGTAGGTTGCCACTTATTGGGAAGTTTATTAAAACATAATTTTATTACTTATGAATCTAATAATCAATGATATGAATCCAAAGGAAGAATCGAACTCGGGTTGATAGTTAAAGGTTAAAATGTTTCATTACTTTATTTGAAAAGCTCTTTGAGTTTGTTTTCTAACTCTTTACCTCTTAAATCTTTTGCTATAATAAATCCTTTTTTGTCTAAAATAATTGTTTTAGGAATAGAAGTTATTTTAAAAGTTCTGCAACTTTTGCTTCTAGTTCTTCATCTCTTAAATTTTTTGCAACGATTGTTCCGTTCGCATCTAATAGGAACGTTGCAGGAATTGCATCAACTGCATATTCTTTTGCAATTTCATCGTCCCAAAATTTTAAGTTTGATATTTGTAACCAAGTTAATTCATCATTTTTAATTGCATTAACCCAAGCGTTTTTGTCTTTATCTAAAGAAACTCCAATAATTTTTAAACCTTTATTTTTGTATTTGTTGTAAAGTGCTACAACGTTAGGGTTTTCTTTACGACAAGGTCCACACCAAGATGCCCAAAAATCTACCAAAGTTACTTTTCCTAAGTTTTTATGTAACGATTCCGGTTTTCCGTCCGGAGTGTTGGCTGTAAAATCAGGAGCTTTTTTGCCAATAGATACTTGTTGTTGCTTTACTTCGTTTTCTTTCTGTGTAGCTTCTATTTCTTTTAAAGTTTCTGCAAATTCTTTACCTTTTTTTGTGTTTTTAATTGATGTTTCTAAATTGTTGTAATATTTTTTAAATTCATCAATTTTTAAGGCATCACTTAGTGCTAATTGTTCTAATAACAATAATGAAACATAAGAGTCTTTATAAGTTGATATAAATTTTTTGTTTTGATCTACATATTTTTCTTGAATTTTATCAACTTCTTTCATTAACGACTCCATGGTTTCTTGGTCGCCTTTTTGTTGAGCTTCTAAAAATTTTGATTGATTTTTTTGTTGAAAATCCATTATTTCATCTTGAATTTTAAAAGCTTCTTCATTATAAAAAGTCATTAAATCGTTATTTTTAGTACCGTTAACTTTAGTTTCAGACGGTTTGTCTTGATCGAAAATAAATTTAATGTGCCCTTTTTCAAAAATAAACGGAAACATATATTCTTGTGTTTGTCCTAATTCTATAAAGTACAGGTCGGTTTCGGGGGTAAAATTATCTTTAAATGTAAATTGGTTATTTTGAATTTCGGTAGAATCTATTTTTATAAAATTATCATCACTTTTTTTGTTTATGTAAACTTTTGTTCCGTTAGCAAAACCTACAACCTTTCCTTCTATGGTATGTTGAGCTTTGGTTGTAAAAGTGGTTAATAGAAAAATGCTAAATAGTGTTAGTTTGTGTATCATAATTAAAAAATAAAAGTCGGTAACAATGTACCGACTTTTTAGTAATTTTTCAAGTTATTTTATTTTAAAAGCTCTGCAACTTTTGCTTCTAATTCTGCACCTCTTAAATTTTTCGCAACAATTGTTCCGTTTGCATCTAATAGGAACGTTGCAGGAATTGCGTCAACTGCATATTCTTTTGCAATTTCATCGTCCCAATATTTTAAGTTTGATATTTGTAACCAATCTAATTTATCGTCTGCGATTGCTTTTACCCAATTTTCTTTGTCTTTGTCTAATGAAACGCCAATCACTTTAAAACCTTGTGCCTTGTATTTGTTGTAAAGTGCTACTACGTTAGGGTTTTCTTTACGACAAGGTCCACACCAAGATGCCCAAAAATCTACCAAAGTTACTTTTCCTAAGTTTTTATGTAACGATTCTGCTTTACCTTCAGGAGTATTAGCTGTGAAATCAGGTGCTTTTTTGCCGATGGCTACTTTTTCTTGTTTTGCAGCGTGTTGTTTTTCGTTTTCTTCAATTTTTTTCAAGTTATCTGCAAACTCTTTACCTTTTTTGGTATCTTTTATAGAAGCGTCGAAGGCGTTGTAGTATTTTTTAATTTCTTCTGTTGTCAAAGCATCAGACATTGCCAATTGCGTTAACAGCAACAAAGAAATGTACGAATCTTTATTGGTACCGATAAATTTTTTGTTTTGGTCAACGTATTTGTTTTGCAAGTTCATCATTTCATTAGATAACGCCTGCATTGTTGCCTGATCTCCTTTTTGTTGTGCTTCTCTAAATTTAGCATCGTTTTGGTTTTGGAAATCCATTATTTCTTTTTGGATTTTTGAAGCTTCTTCGTTGTAAGAAGTCATTAAATCGTTGTTTCTTGTACCAGTTATTTTAGTACTTTCCTGATTTGCTTTATCAAAAGTAAATTTAATTTCGCCTTTCTCTAATACTAATGGAAACATAAACATTTTTGTAGTATCCAATTCAACAAAATACAAATCAACTTCTGGAGTTTTACTGTTTTTAAATTCAAATAATCCGCCTTTAACTACCGTTGAATCTATTTTGGTAAATCCATTTTCATCTTGTTTGTTGATATAAACTTTAGTTCCGTCTGCAAAACCTTTTACTTCACCGTTAATTGTGTACCCGTCTTTGTTACAAGAAACTAAAACTGCCGCGGTAAACGCAAGCGCAAAAATTTTTTTCATTTAAAATAATTCATTTAATTTGGTGTAAATGTATAAAATTTAATGTTAATAAAAATAAAATTAATTGGTAGAGTTTAAAATTAGAAAGATTAGGTTGTAATTACAAGAAAAAACAGCTTAGTTTAATGTTAATTCTCCCAAAATTTCTTCACTCATAAATGGTCCTCCGGGATATCTTGCTGTATAATCCAAATTCAACCAAATTTGTCCGCGTTCGTCTATATGGTAATGTATGGTTTTGCCTTTTGATTCTTGTACAAATAAAACTTCTTTAATTAAATAAACCACATTCTCTAAATCGGCTTTTGTTCCAATAAGCATTTCGGGATACATATGTTCTTTTGTATGAATTAGTCGCGGAGTTCCGCCAATTGCACGGACAGATGCCGCCATTAATATGGAATGATCGTCGCAATCGCCCGAAAAATGTTGTAAAGATTCTGACGCAGTTGCAATATATTCGCGGTTTTTAGGATCGTTAACATAATTCCATTTGCTTTGAATTTCCTTAAAAATAGCAAAACACTGAATTATTTGGCGGTATTCTCTGTATCCTTTAATGTTTCGAAAATGTTTTGCAGTAGCCCCCACAGCAAAGTTTCGGACTTTAGGATTGTCAAATTCTATTGCACTTAAAATTTTTGATTTATTTGGGAAAGGCAACAATTTTGAAACGATAATATCCTGCGGATTTGGATTGTCGCTCATGGCGTAAATCATAGAACGATAATCTTCAAATACCGATTTAAAGCCGTATCCCGTAAACAATGTTCCAAACAGTAAAACCAATAAATAAAGAAGAATGGCAAAGAATAAAAATCGTTTTATATAATGTAAACAATAAGTTACAACTAAAGTAATAACCAAAAAAAGTAAAATACGATCTAAATGAAGTGGCCATTCCGGATCTATTAAATTCTGATGCAGAATAATAAAAACAGGAATCAGCGTTAAAACCGTTAACAATAAAATTATAATAGTATCCCAAGGTTTAGGCAAACTAAACTTGTTAAGAGTACGCAATAATTTTATGTTTGATGCTTTCATTAACTACTTTTAAACAACAACTTCGAAATATTTTAAAGGCTGGTTTATTATTTTAAATTGTATTAAATCGGAAATAATTTGGTTAAACTGTGCTTCGGTTAGTTTTTTTTGCGACCATCTGGTTATTTGTAACCATTGCTGAATATCTTCTAATTTTTGATTGAAAACGCTTGCCAAGGTTCGGTCAATACTTGGTATCATTTTAAATTCGGTTGTTGTTTGATTAATGATACCTAACAAATTATCAACCATTGCTTTGTTTTGCTGATAAAATTCTTTTCGGGCAACAATCATAAAACACGGCCAAGGTGTAGGGCAAACATCTACTCGTCTAAAAATTCCTTTATCAACAATGGGCTGGGTCATAAATCGGTCCCACATAAAATAATCGGCTTTGTTGGCTGATAATGCTTCAACCGAGCCATTTAACGTATTTACGATTTCGAATTTTACCGAATCAAAATCCCAATTATTATTTGCCGCATTCACGTACGTCATTAATTCAGAACCCGAACCATAACGCGAAATAGCAGCTGTTTTTCCAAATAAATCGTCAACCGTTTTATAGTTGCTTTCTGCATTTACGTGAATTCCCCATTGTAAAGGCGACTGTACAAACGTTTGCAGAATAACCGATTCGTTTCCGTTTGCAATATCTTTTAAAATACCTTCGGTTAAAATAACGGCTAAATCGGTTTGGTTGGTACGTAACAGCTCGCACATTTTGCCGGTTCCTTCCGGTACATCGGTCCAATTCACATCAATACCAACTTCATTAAACATTCCTTCATCAATAGTTAGCTGCCAAGGAAAATTAAAATGTTCGGGCACGCCAACAATTCTAACGGTTTTCATAAACGATTGCAATTTAAAATTAAGTAAATGTACTATTTTAATTTATTATTTAACAGGGTAACCAGAGTTTGATATTTCGATAATTCAACCAATTCGTCATTATTCGTGGTGTTGTCTGTTAATTGATCGATTAATTCCTGCGTTTTGGCAATGTTGGTCTTTGCAAGCAACGGTTGTTTGTTGGCAATTGCAGTTATAATTTCTTGCGTAAGTTTATGTAGATCAGCTGTATTCAAAATTGTTAATTTTAATACTACAAAAATAAGCTTTCTGTATAGTTTATGTATATTTGATTATCAAAATTAATAGTTAAAAATGGCAAAAAAAATATCGAGTTTAGAAGATTTAGGAGGATTTGTTTTTTCTACCAATAAAGATTTTGAATTTAACCAGAATGATGAAACTGAAGAAACATTAGACCCTAACCAACAGCATTTGGAAGCGCATTTAGATAAGAAAAACCGTGGCGGAAAAGTAGCAACTGTTATTAAAGGTTTTGTTGGATCTGCCGATGATTTAAAGGCTTTAGGTAAAGATTTAAAAACCTTGTGCGGAGTTGGCGGAAGTGCGAAAGACGGCGAAATTATCATTCAGGGAAATTTTCGAGATAAAATAATGGATTACCTTAAAAATAAAGGTTATAAAGTAAAGCGAGTAGGAGGTTGATATGGAAAAAATTAAAGATTCGGAACTTATTTTAAACCCAGACGGAAGCGTTTATCATTTGAATTTGAAACCCGAAAATATTGCGAACGATATTATTTTTGTTGGCGATCAGGATCGAGTAGAATCCATTACGAAATATTTCGATTCGGTTGAATTCTCAACTCAAAAACGGGAGTTCAAAACTCAAACGGGAATTTATAAAGGCAAGCGGTTAACAGTAATTTCAACAGGAATTGGTCCGGATAATATCGATATTGTACTGAACGAATTAGACGCCTTGGTAAATATTGATTTCACAACAAAAACGGTAAAGCCTGAATTAACAAGTTTAAATATTGTTCGTGTGGGTACATCGGGTTCGTTGCAAGCAGCTATTCTTGTCGATTCTTTATTAATGTCGGCCTTCGCCATTGGTACCGATAATATGTTGCGAAGTTATGATCTGCAAAATGCTAGCAATCAATCAATAGAAAAAGCCTTTGTAAACCATACCAATTGGGATTTAAACAAAGGTTTGCCTTATGTTGTTGCTGCCGATAATGATTTAGTTAAAAAGTTTAAAGCTGATACTGTTTTTGAAGGAATTACCGTTACAGCCGGCGGATTTTACGGAGCACAAGGCAGAGTTTTACGTTTAAAACTGAACGATGAATTATTGAACAATAAAATAGATTCGTTTGAATTTGATGGTTTAAAAGCAACCAATTTAGAAATGGAAACTGCTGCAATTTACGGTTTATCAAAATTATTAGGGCATAAAGCACTGTCATTAAATGCAATTGTTGCCAACCGCAAAAACGGAACTTTTAGTACGAATCCGAATCAAATTATCGATCATTTGATTCAATTTACATTAAATACAATTATTAGATAGATTTTTTTAATGAAAATCTTTTTTGCTAATAAAAATTATTTCTTAAAATTTTGGTTAAAATAGTAAAAAACTGGCTGTTTTGTAAAATATCTGTTTGTTGATGTTTTAATGTTTGAGTATTTTGTAAATTTGTAAGAAACTAAATACTAAGCAATTTCAAATAATGGATAGAATTTTATTTCCAGCTTACGCTGACAAGATTACTACTGCTGATAAAGCGGCATTATTAATTGAAAATAATCAGGTAGTAGGTGCAAGCGGATTTACCAAAGCAGGTGACAGCAAATCGGTTTTGCCGGCTTTTGCAAAAAGAGCAGAAAATGAAGATGTGGCAATAACTTTGATTACAGGTGCTTCTTTAGGATATACCACTGATGCCGATTTGGCCGAAAATAATGCTTTAATACGCAGAATGCCTTTTATGGCAGATCCGGCGTTGCGAAAATCAATTAACGATTATCGTTTAAAATATATTGATCAACATTTAAGCGAAACGGTAGAACAACTTATCTGCGGGCATATTGCTCCGGTTGATGTGGCTATTATTGAAGCATCGCTGATTGATGAAAATGGAAACATTGTACCAACAACTTCAATAGGAAACTCGGCTTTTTTTGCCTCACAGGCTAAAAAAATCATTATAGAAATCAACACAAAAATACCTTTGTCATTTAAAGGAATTCACGATTGTTCGGTGCCAAATTCGTATCCCAATCGCGATGTGATTAATATCCAAAACCCAACAGACCGGATTGGAAAACCTTTCATAGAGATTGATCCTGAAAAAGTAATTGCCGTGGTTTATACCGATATTACTGATCAACCGGCAGTGGTTGCCGAACCCGATGAAACAACAACTGCCATTTCAAAACATCTTTTAAATTTCTTTGAAAATGAGGTTCAAAAAGGTAAACTGACTTACAGTTTATTGCCACTACAAGCAGGAATTGGTAAAATTGCAAACGCTGTTTTAATGGGTTTTAAAGATTCAAAATTTAAAAATTTGACGATGTATTCCGAAGTTTTGCAAGATTCTACTTTTGAATTGATCGATTCGGGAAATCTTGATTTTGCTTCAGGATCTTCAATCACAGTATCTGAAGGATGTTATGAAAAATTATTAACGAATTTTAATCAATATAAAAGCAAATTGATTTTACGCCCGCAAAACATTTCGAATGCTCCGGAAGTTGTTCGCAGATTAGGTGTTATCGGAATTAACACGGCTATTGAATTTGATATTTACGGCAATGTGAATTCCACACATATTTCGGGCAGTAAAATGATGAACGGTATTGGCGGTTCGGGCGATTTTGCCCGCAATGCGTATCTAAGTATTTTTGTTTGTCCGGCAGCATCAAAAGAAAATAAAATATCACACGTGGTACCAATGGTAACGCATCACGATCATACCGAACACGATGTAGATGTTTTAGTAACCGATCAAGGTTTGGCAGATTTACGTGGATTATCGCCAAGAGAACGAGCCAAAGTGATTATTGAAAACTGTGTGCATCCTGATTTTAAAGAAGAAATACGCGATTATTTTCAACGAGCATCCAATGAAACCGGCGGACAAACACCACATATTTTAGAAGAAGTTTTTAAATTTCATAACCGTTTAAAGCAAACGGGAAGTATGCAAAAACAAAAAACACTTGCTTAAGCAAGTGTTTTTTTTATTCCTCTTCGGCAAAACGGGTAATTTCTCTTTCGTAAAATTCGCCAGCTAAATCAATTAAACGATCCATTTCTTCTTTTAATTCTACTTCTTCAGATTCGTCTAATTCTTCTAAAAATTCAATATCTTCTGTTTCTAAATCAATAATAAAACGTGGATATTCTAAATGTATCACAAATAAATTTTCTGGAAAATCGGTATTATCGGCTAAAACAAATTTTGGTAAATCCATTGTTTAAATTTTAATGTTGTTATTAATATATTTTTTTGACATATAATTAAAGCGAAGATACGAAAAAATTGCAGCAACGGTTAGTCCTGCTAATAATCCGTACCAAATACCTTCGGCTTTTAAATTGGTGTACAATCCTAAATAAATGCAAAGAGGGAATCCCACAACCCAATAAGAAATAAAGGTAATAACCATTGGTAAATTAACATCTTGTAAACCACGTAAAGCTCCTAAAGCTGTTACCTGAATGCCATCGGATATTTGAAAAATAGCGGCAATTAACAATAATTTTCCGGCGATTTCAATTACTTGCTGATTCATTAAAAGTTGCTCGGTATCGTTAATATCTAAGAATAACAAAGGAATATAACTATGAAAAAGGATAAAAAACAGGGCAAATCCGCAATACAAAATAAAAGTCATTAACATAATTGATTTTGCAACGGTTTCCATTTTAATGTAGTCTTTCAATCCTTTTTGATTACCAACGCGAATCATCCCGGCTACACTCAAACCTGATGCAAACATAAACGTCATTGATGCCATTGATAAGGCAATTTGATTAGCTGCCTGCGCTTGGGTTCCTAACATTCCCGAAATCCATACGGCACCTGTAAACAAAGCAACTTCAAATAACGATTGCATAGACGACGGAATGCCTATACTTGCAATATATTTAGATGTTTTAAAGTTAATTTCTTTTAATGATATTTTTTGCAGATATGGTGTAAAAACGTTTAATTGGTATAAAACAACAACAAAATACAACAACATTACACTTCGGGAAATTAAAGTTCCATAGGCTGCACCCATCATACCCATTTCGGGGAAAATCCACACACCGTAAATTAACAGGTAATTAAAAACCACATTTACAATATTGGCAATAATGGTGGCATACATTGAATATTTTGTTTGCGATTTTCCATCGGCAAATTGTTTAAATCCCTGATAAATAACCAACGGAACCAACGAAAGTGCTACAATGTCTAAAAACGGTTTTGCCATTTGGGTAACTTCGGAAGGTTGCTTCATTAAATCGATAAATGGTTTTAAAAAATACAGTAAAACGAATAGCATTAACCCTAAAAGCGTACATAAAAACACACCGTTTACAAAAACATTTCTACCTTTAACAATGTCATTTTCAGTATCTGAAGCCGCTATTAATGGAGTTATTGCAGTTGAAAAGCCTACGCCTACAGATAATGCAATAAAAACAAAGCTATTAGCCAATGAAGCCGCAGCCAGTTCTGTAGCACCAATTTTTCCCACCATAATATTGTCGATAATTCCCACAACGGTATGCCCCAGCATTGCTAAGATTATTGGATATGCCAGCTTAAAATTATAGTTAAACTCTTGAGTGTATTTTTTTAAATTCATTTATTTTTTTTGCAAAGATACCCACTTAAACGATGTATTGGCATAACAGTTGAATATATTATATTTAAAAAAGTTTAGATGATGAAGAACGTAATATTTACAGCTATTGGAATTTTATTTGTAAGTTCGGTAGCATTGAGCCAAACTCCGTATAACAAAGGATTTCGCTTAGGATTAGGTTTAAACGGAGGATTTCCGACTGATGGTGATTACGATGGCAGTTTAGGAATTGATGCACGTTTACAATACGATTTCACCAAAAGAACCTCAATTACTCTAACATCAGGATACACGCATTTATTCGCCGATCCGGAAGAAGTAGGTTTTGTGCCTGCAAAATTAGGTTTTAAATACTTTTTAGGAAATCAGTTTTACGCAATGGGCGAAGCCGGAGTAGCTTTTGGTGTTAATGGAAACATTGATAATTCATTGATTGTAGCTCCTGTTTTTGGTTTTGCCAATAAATATTTAGATGCAAGTGTGAGATATGAATATTACAGCGACTATGAAACCGATCAAATTGCGCTTCGTTTAGCCTATGGTTTTAGTTTAAAAAAGAAGAAATAAAAAGAACGTGTCCAAAAAGTTAGAAAACTGAGTTTAGTTGTTATTTTAACAAAGAAGAAAATTTTAATAATCAATATTTAAGATTTTTAAACGTCACTTTGTTTCGCTCAAAATGACACTTTTTGGACAACTTCATTTTTTATGAATTTAAACAAAAACTCCAAAAGCAATACCTATAATAATTGCTAATAATTTGGCTAAATTAAATTTATGACCTTCGCTGCTTTCAAAGATTATGGTTGATGAAATATGAAATAAAATACCTATTACAAATGCCGAAATTGGTACATAATAATCAATTAAGAACGATAAGTTTGCCGATAAATAAGTTCCAAGCGGAGTCATTAATGCAAAAGCGATCATAAACATAAAAACAAATTTTTTGTTTAATTCTGCCTGTAAAAAGAATAACGTTAATATAATCGCGATTGGGAAATGATGTATGGCAATTGCCCACGCCAAATGTGTGTGCTGGCTTACAGGCATTCCTTCAAACAAGGCGTGTAAACATAAGCTGCCAAACAAAAGCCAGGGCATCGATGTCATTTTTTCGTGTACGTGTACGTGACCGTGTTCTGCACCTTTAGAAAAATATTCTAAAATAATCTGAAAAACAATACCCAACATTATAAACAACCCAATTTCTTTCATTGCACCGTGGTCGTGGTTGTGTTGCTTTGAACTATCAGCTTCAGAATGATTATGGTTATCATAAGAATCGTGTGAGTGCTCTTCATGATTGTGATCATTTAAATACTGCACCATAGAAGGATCTACTTGTTCGGCAATAACTTCAGTATGATTTCCTTCAATAACATAGGCATAAACTTCGGGCAACAAATGCGAAACCGTCATTGTCAACAAAAAAGAACCACTGAAAGCCAACAGCAATTTTATGGTTTTCTTTTTGGCTGGTTTTACAGTTATTGCTAAAAAATATCCTAATACAACAGCTAAAAAGGGTAATAAATATGTTTCCATTATTTAAAGATCATTATTAAACGGTCCGATTCTTTTTTGTAAAATTTATGTAATTTGTAATCGCCAAAAGTATCCAACAAATAAATTCCGGCTTGTTCCATCAAGGTTTCAAAATCTTCTAAAGTCAATGCTTTTACTTTTTCGGTAAAATCAAAATGTTTGCCTTCAAAATCAAAAACAATATTCTTTAAAATGTAACCGTTTTCAATCCATCTTTTAATATTAAAAACAATACCATCGACCTCTTTTGTTTCTTCTGATTTTAAATTTTCGGCAACTTTTTCAACATTCATAAAATCAAGTACAGCAAAACCAAAATCGTTCAAACTGCTTTTAATTGCTTTTAAAGCCGTTAAATTATCTTCGCTGTTTTCAAAATATCCAAAACTGGTAAAAAGGTTAAAAATAGCATCGAATTTCTCATTAAAAGGTTCGCGCATATCTTTCACTTCAAAATGCAACGTATCATTTTCACACTTTTTCGCAAAAGCAATACTGTTTTCAGATAAATCGGCACCCACCACATTGTATCCCAACTTGTTTAAATAAATAGAATGCCTGCCGCGACCGCAAGCCAAATCAAGCACTTTTGCGTTTTCGGGTAAATTCAAATATTCGGTAATATTATCAATAAACAACTGGGCTTCGGCATAATCTCGATCCTTATATAAAATGTGATAAAAAGGGGTGTTAAACCAATTATTGCTGTATGTTTTTTTAGATTCTTGCATTTTAGAAATTTTGTAAAGGCAAAAATACGCTATTTTTGTAAAATTAAATAAATTTATCGTTCCCGACGGAAAGGAATTGAATATGGAAAACTTTAAAATGGTGGCTAAAACCTTCTTTGGTTTTGAAGAGATTTTAGCAAACGAGTTGATAAAATTAGGTGCACAACGTGTTGAACAAGGTACCCGAATGGTTAGTTTTTATGGTGATAAAGGCTTTATGTACAAAGCAAATTTGGCTCTGCGTACGGCTTTAAAAATTTTAAAACCCATAAAACAGTTCAAGGTTTTTAACGAAACCAGTTTGTACAACGGCGTTCAAAGCATTGATTGGACAGATTTTATCAGGGTTCATCAATCCTTTTTAATAGATGCAACTGTTTTTTCGGATCAGTTTAACCATTCGCAGTTTGTGGCATTAAAAAGTAAAGATGCTATTGTAGATCAGTTTAAAAAGAAGTTTAACGACCGACCAAATATTGATAAAGATCATCCCGATTTACGAATAAATATTCACATTCAGCAGGATATTTGTACGGTTTCGTTAGATACATCGGGGGCATCGTTACATCATCGTGGTTACAGAACAGCAACCAATATTGCTCCGATTAACGAGGTTTTGGCTTCCGGAATTTTAATTTTAAGCGGTTGGACGGGGCAATCGAACTTTTTGGATCCTATGTGCGGATCGGGAACTTTTTTGGTGGAAGCAGCTATGATTGCCTGTAACATTCCGCCAAATATCAACAGAAAAGAATTTGCTTTTGAAAAATGGAACGATTGGGATGCCGATTTGTTTGATAAGGTAGAAGAATCGCTATTGAAAAAAATAACCGATTTTTATTATGATATTTTTGGTTACGATAAAGCTCCGTCTGCGGTTGCAAAAGCAAAAGACAATGCCCGAAACGCTAATTTAGACGAATACATAAAAATTGAACAGAAAAACTTTTTTGAAACAGAAAAAGAAACCGAAGGAACGTTACACATGGTTTTTAATCCACCGTATGGCGAACGTTTAGATATAGATTTAGAACGTTTTTATCGTGAAATAGGCGATACCTTAAAACAAAGTTACCCTGATACGAATGCA is from Flavobacterium dauae and encodes:
- a CDS encoding THUMP domain-containing class I SAM-dependent RNA methyltransferase, which translates into the protein MENFKMVAKTFFGFEEILANELIKLGAQRVEQGTRMVSFYGDKGFMYKANLALRTALKILKPIKQFKVFNETSLYNGVQSIDWTDFIRVHQSFLIDATVFSDQFNHSQFVALKSKDAIVDQFKKKFNDRPNIDKDHPDLRINIHIQQDICTVSLDTSGASLHHRGYRTATNIAPINEVLASGILILSGWTGQSNFLDPMCGSGTFLVEAAMIACNIPPNINRKEFAFEKWNDWDADLFDKVEESLLKKITDFYYDIFGYDKAPSAVAKAKDNARNANLDEYIKIEQKNFFETEKETEGTLHMVFNPPYGERLDIDLERFYREIGDTLKQSYPDTNAWFITGNIEALKYVGLKPSRKIKLFNGKLEARLVKYEMYKGSKRTKFQNKTENE
- a CDS encoding ZIP family metal transporter, producing the protein METYLLPFLAVVLGYFLAITVKPAKKKTIKLLLAFSGSFLLTMTVSHLLPEVYAYVIEGNHTEVIAEQVDPSMVQYLNDHNHEEHSHDSYDNHNHSEADSSKQHNHDHGAMKEIGLFIMLGIVFQIILEYFSKGAEHGHVHVHEKMTSMPWLLFGSLCLHALFEGMPVSQHTHLAWAIAIHHFPIAIILTLFFLQAELNKKFVFMFMIAFALMTPLGTYLSANLSFLIDYYVPISAFVIGILFHISSTIIFESSEGHKFNLAKLLAIIIGIAFGVFV
- a CDS encoding MATE family efflux transporter encodes the protein MNLKKYTQEFNYNFKLAYPIILAMLGHTVVGIIDNIMVGKIGATELAAASLANSFVFIALSVGVGFSTAITPLIAASDTENDIVKGRNVFVNGVFLCTLLGLMLFVLLYFLKPFIDLMKQPSEVTQMAKPFLDIVALSLVPLVIYQGFKQFADGKSQTKYSMYATIIANIVNVVFNYLLIYGVWIFPEMGMMGAAYGTLISRSVMLLYFVVVLYQLNVFTPYLQKISLKEINFKTSKYIASIGIPSSMQSLFEVALFTGAVWISGMLGTQAQAANQIALSMASMTFMFASGLSVAGMIRVGNQKGLKDYIKMETVAKSIMLMTFILYCGFALFFILFHSYIPLLFLDINDTEQLLMNQQVIEIAGKLLLIAAIFQISDGIQVTALGALRGLQDVNLPMVITFISYWVVGFPLCIYLGLYTNLKAEGIWYGLLAGLTVAAIFSYLRFNYMSKKYINNNIKI
- a CDS encoding SAM-dependent methyltransferase, which translates into the protein MQESKKTYSNNWFNTPFYHILYKDRDYAEAQLFIDNITEYLNLPENAKVLDLACGRGRHSIYLNKLGYNVVGADLSENSIAFAKKCENDTLHFEVKDMREPFNEKFDAIFNLFTSFGYFENSEDNLTALKAIKSSLNDFGFAVLDFMNVEKVAENLKSEETKEVDGIVFNIKRWIENGYILKNIVFDFEGKHFDFTEKVKALTLEDFETLMEQAGIYLLDTFGDYKLHKFYKKESDRLIMIFK